The sequence below is a genomic window from Montipora capricornis isolate CH-2021 chromosome 14, ASM3666992v2, whole genome shotgun sequence.
TCGAATAGAATTATCGCTTACACTGTAGCAGTCGTTGAGTAAAAGAGTATCCAATCCTGTACAGCAAGAGGCTAGCGATGAAACACACGAATCCGTTACTTCCCAACAACCCGTTAGATCGACCCGTTGAAGGCCAGTACAACACAAAGACACTTGAATGATTGCATCAGATGAAACCCAGCGACATTCACGTAACTTTAACACTTTTAATGCCAGGTTAAATTCGGCCACGGTGAAGAGAGTCAGATTTGTTAAACTTGAACAAGCCGTCAAATCCAGTTCACAAAGCCGAGTGCTTCGCCGTAAAATTTCCACTAGTACTGCCTCATCTAACCAGCTTTTGCAGTTTTTCAACACCAGCACCTGCAACGACGAATTGGCTTGAGTTATTAGTGAAAATGCCTTCGCTGTAAGCCGAGAAGAAACTTGGCTACAATCAAGTGTTTTCTGCCAAGCGAAGTATGAATCACAAGCCTCTCGAAAGGATTTGCATACTTTTCTGCAGTTAAAGAGCTGTGGTATGGTAAAATGGGGAAATATGTGAAGAAAAATCACGTCTTCCCATGGAAGACTGAGGAACTTTGGGTGAAAGGACTCCTCCGTGGCAACCGCCATCTTAGTTTCCCAAGGTCTCCTGGGGTCTTGGGTATACTAATTCCAAGGCCTCTCCCTTTTTCCTTATTTCTTCCGTTCTCGCCCTTGATCAtgaattcgcgattatcctgaattTGACCAAAAACCCAAAAGACCTAAA
It includes:
- the LOC138033053 gene encoding F-box/LRR-repeat protein 15-like; translation: MAVATEESFHPKFLSLPWEDVIFLHIFPHFTIPQLFNCRKVCKSFREACDSYFAWQKTLDCSQVSSRLTAKAFSLITQANSSLQVLVLKNCKSWLDEAVLVEILRRSTRLCELDLTACSSLTNLTLFTVAEFNLALKVLKLRECRWVSSDAIIQVSLCCTGLQRVDLTGCWEVTDSCVSSLASCCTGLDTLLLNDCYSVSDNSIRTVASSCPKLFHLGLKGCWRVSNSAVKMIGEYCPNLETLEVKDCRDISEASLARLRVRGVMIDVGRTKRLTLHPGLYGYVEQEDWRIPVVNLNI